The proteins below are encoded in one region of Streptomyces roseirectus:
- a CDS encoding SDR family oxidoreductase, which translates to MDLPEADLPETGLPEYVPGHGLLAGKTVVVTAAAGAGIGSAVVRRCLEEGALAVVFGDVHERRLAEAGEALGKEFGSDRVATVVCDVTVEEQVGQLLDAAEEFGGVDVMVNNAGLGGTSSLLEMTDAEWARVLDVTLTGTFRCVRAAGRRMVRAGRRGVIVNNASVVGWRAQEGQAHYAAAKAGVMALTRCAALDLAGHGIRVNAVSPSLALHPFLEKVTSAELLERLTEREAFGRAAEPWEVANVVVFLASGYASYLTGEVVSVSSQHP; encoded by the coding sequence ATGGACCTTCCCGAAGCGGACCTTCCCGAGACGGGCCTTCCCGAGTACGTGCCCGGTCATGGGCTGCTCGCGGGGAAGACGGTGGTCGTCACGGCTGCCGCCGGTGCGGGGATCGGCTCGGCGGTCGTGCGGCGGTGTCTCGAAGAGGGCGCGCTCGCCGTGGTGTTCGGGGACGTCCACGAGCGGCGGCTCGCCGAGGCGGGCGAGGCGCTGGGCAAGGAGTTCGGGTCGGACCGGGTCGCGACGGTCGTCTGCGATGTGACGGTCGAGGAGCAGGTCGGGCAACTCCTGGACGCGGCCGAGGAGTTCGGCGGCGTCGACGTGATGGTGAACAACGCGGGCCTCGGGGGAACGAGTTCGCTGCTGGAGATGACCGACGCCGAGTGGGCGCGGGTGCTGGACGTGACGCTGACGGGGACGTTCCGGTGCGTGCGGGCGGCCGGGCGGCGGATGGTGCGGGCCGGCCGGCGCGGGGTGATCGTCAACAACGCGTCGGTGGTGGGGTGGCGGGCGCAGGAGGGGCAGGCGCACTACGCCGCCGCGAAGGCCGGGGTGATGGCGCTGACGCGGTGCGCGGCGCTGGACCTGGCCGGGCACGGGATCCGGGTGAACGCCGTGTCGCCGAGCCTCGCGCTGCACCCGTTCCTGGAGAAGGTCACCAGCGCCGAGCTGCTGGAGCGGCTGACGGAGCGGGAGGCGTTCGGGCGGGCGGCCGAGCCGTGGGAGGTGGCCAACGTGGTGGTGTTCCTGGCGAGCGGCTACGCCTCGTACCTGACCGGTGAAGTCGTCTCCGTGAGCAGTCAACACCCCTGA
- a CDS encoding NAD(P)H-dependent flavin oxidoreductase has protein sequence MRTALCELAGVRFPIVQTGMGYVSGPGLTAATAAAGGLGILAGATLTLDETREAIRAVRERTDAPFGVNLRGDAPDVLERGELLVREGVRVASFALAPPERVIRRLKEAGLVVVPSVGARRHAEKVAAWGVDAVIAQGGEGGGHTGAVPTSILVPQVVDAVDVPVIAAGGFRDGRGLVAALAQGAVGVAMGTRFLLTSDCAVPDAVKAEYLRRGVDGTVVTSVLDGVPQRVLRTELVERLLRERAPRRAVRSVRSARGFHRASGISWSAMVREGLAMRRGHGLGWSQVLMAANTPMMLRASMVEGRVDAGTLASGQVAGVIEDLPSCEELIEGIVAEAEAVLTRLAGYGGSAGNE, from the coding sequence CTGCGTACGGCGTTGTGCGAGCTGGCCGGGGTCCGGTTCCCGATCGTGCAGACCGGGATGGGGTACGTCAGCGGGCCCGGGTTGACGGCGGCCACGGCGGCGGCCGGGGGGCTCGGGATCCTCGCGGGGGCGACGCTCACGCTCGACGAGACGCGGGAGGCGATCCGGGCGGTGCGGGAGCGGACCGACGCGCCGTTCGGGGTGAACCTGCGCGGTGACGCGCCGGACGTGCTGGAGCGCGGGGAGCTGCTGGTGCGGGAGGGCGTGCGGGTCGCGTCGTTCGCGCTGGCGCCGCCGGAGCGGGTGATCCGGCGGCTCAAGGAGGCCGGGCTCGTCGTCGTCCCGTCGGTGGGGGCGCGGCGGCACGCGGAGAAGGTCGCGGCGTGGGGGGTGGACGCGGTGATCGCGCAGGGCGGCGAGGGCGGCGGGCACACCGGGGCCGTGCCGACGTCGATCCTGGTGCCGCAGGTCGTGGACGCCGTGGACGTGCCCGTGATCGCGGCGGGCGGGTTCCGGGACGGGCGGGGTCTGGTGGCCGCGCTCGCGCAGGGCGCGGTGGGCGTCGCGATGGGCACCCGGTTCCTGCTGACCAGTGACTGCGCGGTGCCGGACGCGGTGAAGGCGGAGTATCTGCGGCGGGGGGTGGACGGGACGGTCGTGACGAGCGTCCTGGACGGGGTGCCGCAGCGGGTGCTGCGCACGGAGCTGGTCGAACGGCTGCTGCGGGAACGGGCGCCCCGGCGCGCGGTGCGGTCGGTGCGCAGCGCCCGGGGGTTCCATCGCGCGTCCGGGATCTCCTGGTCCGCGATGGTCCGTGAAGGGCTCGCGATGCGGCGTGGGCACGGGCTCGGCTGGTCGCAGGTGCTGATGGCCGCCAACACGCCGATGATGCTGCGCGCGTCGATGGTGGAGGGGCGGGTCGACGCCGGGACGCTGGCGTCCGGGCAGGTCGCCGGGGTGATCGAAGATCTGCCGTCGTGCGAGGAGTTGATCGAGGGGATCGTCGCCGAGGCTGAGGCCGTTCTCACGCGGCTTGCCGGGTACGGCGGTTCGGCCGGGAACGAGTGA
- a CDS encoding enoyl-CoA hydratase family protein, producing MGAEFISTDVDERGVAEVVVDRPPVNALPVAGWYALAEAVTGLGRDPAVRVVVLRARGRGFNAGVDVKEVRGEGAIVEVNRACFAAFAAVYDCAVPVVAAVHGFCLGGGIGLVGNADIVVAADDAYFGLPEVDRGALGAGTHLSRLVPAHRARAMMYTCATATAAELHAFGSVLDVVPEPALHARALAVAAEIAGKHPAVIRAAKEAFNGIDLWDVKRSYRFEQGFTFEVNLSGVARQERFGLDG from the coding sequence ATGGGTGCCGAGTTCATCTCGACGGACGTCGACGAGCGGGGTGTCGCGGAGGTCGTCGTCGACCGGCCGCCGGTCAACGCCCTTCCGGTGGCGGGCTGGTACGCGCTCGCGGAGGCGGTGACCGGACTCGGGCGGGATCCGGCCGTGCGGGTGGTGGTGCTGCGGGCGCGGGGGCGGGGGTTCAACGCCGGGGTGGACGTCAAGGAGGTGCGGGGCGAGGGGGCGATCGTCGAGGTGAACCGGGCCTGTTTCGCCGCGTTCGCCGCCGTGTACGACTGCGCGGTGCCGGTCGTCGCGGCCGTCCACGGGTTCTGTCTGGGCGGGGGGATCGGGCTGGTGGGCAACGCGGACATCGTGGTCGCCGCCGACGACGCGTACTTCGGGCTGCCGGAGGTGGACCGGGGTGCGCTGGGCGCGGGCACGCACCTGTCGCGGCTGGTGCCCGCGCACCGGGCGCGGGCGATGATGTACACGTGCGCGACGGCGACGGCCGCCGAACTCCACGCGTTCGGCTCGGTGTTGGACGTCGTTCCCGAACCGGCCTTGCATGCGCGGGCGTTGGCGGTGGCCGCCGAGATCGCGGGGAAGCATCCGGCGGTGATCCGGGCCGCCAAGGAGGCGTTCAACGGGATCGATCTGTGGGACGTGAAACGGAGTTACCGCTTCGAGCAGGGGTTCACGTTCGAGGTGAACCTGTCGGGCGTGGCCCGGCAGGAGCGGTTCGGGCTGGACGGCTGA
- a CDS encoding acyl-CoA dehydrogenase family protein encodes MDLTWSPEEEAFRRAAREWLAAHVPSPPLPSGDTRAGFAAHLAWERELFAARWSVVSWPEEYGGRGASLWEWLIFEEEYHRAGAPARVTQNGVFLLAPTLFRFGTAEQRARLLPRIAAAEDLWAQGWSEPEAGSDLAALRSRAVRADGGWRLTGHKTWTTRGAFCTHLFGLFRTGPQDARHRALTYFLVPLDAPGVTVRGFQRLDGDEGFAEVFLDDVFVPDADVLGEVGQGWTVAMATTGSERGLTLRSPGRFLHTAERLLELAREVGSGAHRDRVAQAWIDAQAYQWFTLEQVTAIAGGHEVGAEASLAKLFWSELDVRLHETAAELLGPEAELAGPWSKGFLFSLAGPIYAGTNEIQRNIVAERLLGLPRR; translated from the coding sequence ATGGACCTGACCTGGAGCCCCGAGGAGGAGGCGTTCCGGCGTGCGGCGCGGGAGTGGCTGGCCGCGCACGTGCCGTCGCCGCCGCTGCCGTCCGGGGACACGCGGGCGGGGTTCGCGGCTCATCTCGCCTGGGAGCGGGAGCTGTTCGCGGCGCGCTGGTCGGTCGTGTCGTGGCCCGAGGAGTACGGCGGGCGCGGGGCGTCGCTGTGGGAGTGGCTGATCTTCGAGGAGGAGTACCACCGGGCGGGCGCCCCGGCGCGGGTCACCCAGAACGGTGTCTTCCTGCTGGCGCCCACCCTCTTCCGGTTCGGCACCGCCGAGCAGCGGGCCCGGCTCCTGCCCCGGATCGCGGCGGCCGAGGACCTGTGGGCGCAGGGCTGGTCGGAGCCGGAGGCGGGCAGCGACCTCGCCGCGCTGCGCAGCCGCGCGGTCCGCGCCGACGGCGGCTGGCGGCTCACCGGGCACAAGACGTGGACGACGCGCGGCGCGTTCTGCACCCACCTGTTCGGGTTGTTCCGCACCGGCCCGCAGGACGCCCGGCATCGCGCTCTCACCTACTTCCTCGTCCCGCTCGACGCGCCCGGCGTGACCGTGCGGGGCTTCCAACGGCTCGACGGGGACGAGGGGTTCGCGGAGGTGTTCCTCGACGACGTCTTCGTGCCGGACGCCGACGTGCTCGGCGAGGTCGGTCAGGGCTGGACGGTCGCGATGGCGACGACCGGCTCCGAGCGCGGGCTCACCCTGCGCTCCCCCGGGCGTTTCCTGCACACCGCCGAGCGGCTGCTGGAGCTGGCCCGCGAGGTGGGGTCCGGCGCGCACCGGGACCGGGTCGCGCAGGCGTGGATCGACGCGCAGGCGTACCAGTGGTTCACGCTGGAGCAGGTCACCGCGATCGCCGGCGGGCACGAGGTCGGCGCCGAGGCGAGTCTCGCCAAGCTGTTCTGGTCCGAGCTGGATGTCCGGCTGCACGAGACGGCCGCCGAACTGCTCGGGCCCGAGGCGGAGTTGGCGGGGCCCTGGAGCAAGGGGTTCCTGTTCTCCCTCGCCGGGCCGATCTACGCGGGCACCAACGAGATCCAGCGCAACATCGTCGCCGAGCGGCTGCTCGGGCTGCCGAGGAGGTGA
- a CDS encoding acyl-CoA dehydrogenase family protein, which yields MRFRVAEVDAALAEAAGGVLAKLTEPADAVWRGLAGAGVLGALVPGEAGLDENCLPPLMETLGHAGVAVPAAETIAVGAPLLAELPVLGGVLDGSVLLTVSLDTEAPVPFAADADLFVVGAGDRLRLFRREELGITPLASVDASRKLARLSVPSRGGVVVGEGASVVETAWLRGVLATAGLLVGLGGRMVELTVAYVRQREQFGVPVGSFQAVKHALADVVVELRFARASVLAAGWAQAAGEADTGVRTSAAKVLASEAARSTARAAIQCHGAMGYTTEYELHRYAKRAWALAADWGGPAEHRALVARALGLP from the coding sequence GTGCGGTTCCGGGTGGCCGAGGTGGACGCGGCGCTCGCCGAGGCGGCGGGCGGGGTGCTGGCGAAGCTGACCGAGCCGGCCGACGCCGTGTGGCGGGGGCTCGCGGGGGCGGGGGTGCTGGGGGCGCTGGTGCCGGGTGAGGCGGGGCTCGACGAGAACTGTCTGCCGCCGTTGATGGAGACGCTGGGGCACGCGGGGGTGGCGGTGCCCGCCGCCGAGACGATCGCGGTGGGGGCGCCACTGCTGGCTGAACTGCCGGTGCTGGGTGGGGTGTTGGACGGGTCGGTGCTGCTGACGGTGTCCCTGGATACTGAGGCGCCGGTGCCCTTCGCGGCTGACGCGGACCTCTTCGTCGTGGGGGCGGGGGATCGGCTGCGGCTCTTCCGGCGCGAGGAGTTGGGGATCACGCCGCTCGCATCGGTCGACGCGTCACGGAAGTTGGCGCGGCTGTCGGTGCCGTCGCGGGGTGGGGTGGTGGTGGGCGAGGGGGCGTCGGTGGTCGAAACGGCTTGGCTGCGGGGGGTGTTGGCGACGGCCGGGCTGCTGGTGGGGCTCGGGGGGCGGATGGTGGAGCTGACGGTCGCGTACGTGCGGCAGCGGGAGCAGTTCGGGGTGCCGGTGGGGTCGTTCCAGGCCGTCAAGCACGCGCTGGCCGACGTGGTGGTGGAGCTGCGGTTCGCTCGCGCGTCGGTGCTGGCCGCCGGGTGGGCGCAGGCCGCCGGGGAGGCCGACACGGGCGTCCGGACGTCCGCCGCGAAGGTGCTCGCCTCGGAGGCGGCCCGCAGCACCGCTCGGGCGGCGATCCAGTGTCACGGGGCGATGGGCTACACGACGGAGTACGAGCTGCACCGGTACGCGAAACGGGCGTGGGCGCTCGCGGCGGACTGGGGTGGTCCGGCCGAGCATCGGGCTTTGGTGGCACGGGCGTTGGGGCTCCCCTGA
- a CDS encoding SDR family oxidoreductase yields the protein MICRDRVVVVTGAGQGLGRAHALALADEGAAVVVNDLGAAAEKVVEEITARGGTAVADLGDVSDWGYAEALVRRAVVEFGALHALVNNAGVNRDRMLVSMTEADWDLVLRVDLKGHAAPLRHAAAYWRECAKEGRPVAARVVNTSSGAGLMGSVGQANYGAAKAGIAALTVIAAAELSRYGVTVNAIAPSARTPMTSAVPAFADRMRPPATGFDAMHPANVSPLVTWLASTDSGDVTGRVFEVEGGLISIADGWQHGPRVERGRRWKASEVGAAVRELMERAVDPAAVYGG from the coding sequence ATGATCTGTCGGGACCGGGTGGTCGTCGTCACCGGGGCGGGGCAGGGGCTCGGCCGTGCGCACGCCCTCGCCCTCGCCGACGAGGGCGCCGCCGTCGTCGTCAACGATCTCGGGGCGGCGGCCGAGAAGGTCGTCGAGGAGATCACCGCGCGCGGGGGGACGGCGGTGGCGGATCTGGGGGACGTCAGTGACTGGGGGTATGCCGAGGCGCTGGTGCGGCGGGCCGTCGTCGAGTTCGGGGCGCTGCACGCCCTCGTCAACAACGCGGGCGTCAACCGGGACCGGATGCTGGTGTCGATGACCGAGGCCGACTGGGACCTCGTCCTCAGGGTCGACCTCAAGGGCCACGCCGCTCCCCTGCGGCACGCCGCCGCGTACTGGCGCGAGTGCGCCAAGGAGGGCCGGCCGGTCGCCGCCCGCGTCGTCAACACCAGTTCCGGCGCCGGGCTGATGGGCAGTGTCGGCCAGGCCAACTACGGCGCCGCCAAGGCGGGCATCGCCGCGCTGACGGTCATCGCCGCCGCCGAGCTGTCCCGCTACGGCGTCACCGTCAACGCGATCGCCCCGTCCGCCCGCACACCGATGACGTCCGCCGTCCCCGCGTTCGCCGACCGCATGCGGCCCCCCGCGACCGGCTTCGACGCCATGCACCCCGCCAACGTCTCCCCCCTCGTCACCTGGCTCGCCTCCACCGACTCCGGCGACGTGACCGGGCGTGTCTTCGAGGTCGAGGGCGGCCTGATCAGCATCGCCGACGGCTGGCAGCACGGGCCCCGGGTGGAGCGGGGGCGGCGCTGGAAGGCGAGTGAAGTGGGGGCGGCCGTGCGGGAGTTGATGGAACGGGCGGTGGATCCGGCGGCGGTGTACGGGGGTTGA
- a CDS encoding sugar phosphate isomerase/epimerase and 4-hydroxyphenylpyruvate domain-containing protein has protein sequence MRKSIATVCLSGTLTEKLTAAARAGFDGVEIFENDLLASPLAPEEIAARAADLGLTIDLYQPMRDVEAVPEDLFARTLRRARHKFGLMRRLGVGTVLVCSNVSAPALDDDDLAADQLFRLAELAEESGIRVAYEALAWGRHVSTYDHAWRIVRTAGHPALGTCLDSFHILSRGSDPKGIEEIPGEKIFFLQLADAPLMAMDVLQWSRHYRCFPGQGGFDVTGLLHHVLATGYTGPLSLEVFNDVFRQADAGRTALDGMRSLLALEESAGISALPAPVVPTGVAFAELATSDPEPAEALLTAVGFTRTARHRTKPVDLWERGEARVVLTTATRRTSTALAALGLESPAPAAAARRAEALLAPTLPKHRTADDVPLDSIAAPDGTEVLFCATRRAGTASWTDDFTFTGESHADGRLDHLALTQPWHHFDEAVLFHRAILGLRPHDTVELADPYGLFRSRALSASPSGPRLVLNLAPTPGADDRARHIAVAVDDLVTTARACHAAGAPLLPVPGNYYDDLAARFDLTEGELATYRELGILYDRDEQGGEFLHCYTGTVGQVFFEFVQRKGGYSGYGAANAPIRLAAQRR, from the coding sequence ATGCGTAAGTCCATCGCCACCGTCTGCCTCAGCGGCACCCTCACCGAGAAGCTGACGGCCGCCGCCCGCGCGGGCTTCGACGGCGTCGAGATCTTCGAGAACGACCTCCTCGCGAGCCCCCTCGCCCCCGAGGAGATCGCCGCCCGCGCGGCCGACCTCGGCCTCACGATCGACCTGTACCAGCCGATGCGCGACGTCGAGGCCGTCCCCGAGGACCTGTTCGCCCGCACCCTGCGCCGCGCCCGCCACAAGTTCGGCCTCATGCGGCGCCTCGGCGTCGGCACGGTCCTGGTCTGCTCCAACGTCTCCGCGCCCGCCCTGGACGACGACGACCTGGCCGCCGACCAACTCTTCCGCCTCGCCGAACTCGCGGAAGAGTCCGGCATCCGGGTCGCGTACGAGGCGCTTGCCTGGGGGCGGCACGTCAGCACCTACGACCACGCCTGGCGGATCGTCCGCACCGCCGGCCACCCCGCCCTCGGCACCTGCCTCGACAGCTTCCACATCCTCTCCCGGGGCTCCGACCCGAAAGGCATCGAGGAGATCCCCGGCGAGAAGATCTTCTTCCTCCAGCTCGCCGACGCGCCCCTGATGGCGATGGACGTCCTCCAGTGGAGCCGCCACTACCGCTGCTTCCCCGGCCAGGGCGGCTTCGACGTCACCGGCCTGCTGCACCACGTCCTCGCCACCGGCTACACCGGCCCGCTCTCCCTCGAAGTCTTCAACGACGTGTTCCGCCAGGCGGACGCGGGCCGCACCGCCCTCGACGGCATGCGCTCCCTCCTCGCCCTGGAGGAGAGCGCGGGCATCTCCGCCCTCCCCGCCCCCGTCGTCCCCACGGGCGTGGCGTTCGCGGAACTCGCCACGAGCGACCCCGAGCCCGCCGAAGCCCTCCTCACGGCCGTCGGCTTCACCCGCACCGCCCGCCACCGCACCAAACCGGTCGACCTCTGGGAGCGCGGCGAGGCCCGCGTCGTCCTCACCACCGCGACCCGGCGCACGAGTACGGCACTCGCCGCCCTCGGCCTGGAGTCCCCCGCGCCCGCCGCCGCGGCCCGCCGCGCCGAAGCCCTCCTCGCCCCCACCCTCCCCAAACACCGCACGGCCGACGACGTCCCGCTCGACTCCATCGCCGCCCCCGACGGCACCGAGGTCCTGTTCTGCGCCACCCGCCGCGCGGGAACCGCGAGTTGGACCGACGACTTCACCTTCACCGGCGAGAGCCACGCCGACGGCCGGCTCGACCACCTCGCCCTCACCCAGCCCTGGCACCACTTCGACGAGGCGGTCCTCTTCCACCGCGCCATCCTCGGCCTGCGCCCCCACGACACCGTCGAACTCGCCGACCCCTACGGCCTGTTCCGCAGCCGCGCCCTTTCCGCGTCCCCCTCGGGCCCCCGCCTCGTCCTCAACCTCGCCCCCACCCCCGGGGCCGACGACCGCGCCCGCCACATCGCCGTCGCCGTCGACGACCTGGTGACGACGGCCCGCGCCTGCCACGCGGCCGGCGCCCCCCTGCTCCCCGTCCCCGGCAACTACTACGACGACCTCGCCGCCCGATTCGACCTCACGGAAGGCGAGTTGGCGACCTACCGCGAACTCGGCATCCTCTACGACCGCGACGAACAGGGCGGCGAGTTCCTGCACTGCTACACCGGGACCGTCGGCCAGGTGTTCTTCGAGTTCGTCCAGCGGAAGGGCGGCTACAGCGGGTACGGCGCGGCGAACGCCCCGATCCGGCTGGCGGCCCAGCGCCGCTGA
- a CDS encoding zinc-dependent alcohol dehydrogenase, with protein sequence MRAAVLVAPGRIETVDDRPEPSAGPGDVVVAVEGVGLCGTDLAVFHGRREVPAYPWVMGHEGFGRVAAVGTDVTDRQVGQRVVIEPNYACLTCADCLTGRTSACPHRAIVGLNSPGVLAERVAVPAAFAHPVPGGLGVEGEGIAGRPAPGDLTPADLACVEPYTVARAAVRRSGVTPGDRCLVVGAGAQGLLLCLILARLGAVPVVTEPHPRRLERAVGLGAVADDGRTGFTYVFETSGHGPALRPAVDRAAPGATVVLVGLNAEPLPLTTDDVVRRQLTVRGSMIYDHPGDFAGTVTELPAARPGRVIEAGFPLTEAQEAFSGAAARAGKTWIGIGSDHA encoded by the coding sequence GTGAGGGCAGCGGTTCTGGTGGCACCGGGGCGGATCGAGACGGTCGACGACCGGCCCGAACCGTCTGCCGGACCCGGTGACGTGGTCGTGGCCGTCGAAGGCGTGGGGCTGTGCGGGACCGACCTCGCGGTGTTCCACGGGCGACGGGAGGTCCCGGCGTATCCGTGGGTGATGGGGCACGAGGGGTTCGGGCGGGTCGCCGCCGTGGGAACGGACGTGACGGACCGCCAGGTGGGCCAGAGGGTCGTCATCGAACCCAATTACGCCTGCCTGACGTGCGCCGACTGCCTCACCGGGCGCACCTCCGCGTGCCCGCACCGGGCGATCGTCGGCCTGAACAGCCCCGGTGTCCTCGCGGAACGCGTCGCGGTACCGGCGGCTTTCGCCCACCCCGTGCCCGGCGGTCTCGGCGTCGAGGGCGAGGGCATCGCCGGTCGGCCCGCCCCCGGCGACCTCACCCCCGCCGACCTCGCCTGCGTCGAGCCCTACACCGTCGCGCGGGCCGCCGTGCGCCGCAGCGGGGTCACCCCGGGCGACCGGTGTCTCGTCGTCGGCGCGGGTGCGCAGGGGCTGTTGCTGTGCCTGATCCTGGCGCGCCTCGGCGCCGTCCCCGTCGTCACCGAGCCGCATCCCCGGCGGCTGGAGCGGGCCGTGGGGCTCGGCGCGGTCGCCGACGACGGGCGGACCGGGTTCACGTACGTGTTCGAGACGTCCGGGCACGGGCCCGCGCTGCGCCCGGCGGTCGACCGGGCGGCGCCGGGGGCGACGGTCGTGCTGGTCGGGCTCAACGCCGAGCCGCTGCCGCTGACCACGGACGACGTCGTGCGCCGCCAGCTCACGGTGCGCGGCTCGATGATCTACGACCACCCCGGCGACTTCGCCGGGACCGTCACGGAACTGCCGGCCGCCCGGCCGGGACGGGTGATCGAGGCGGGCTTTCCCCTGACCGAGGCCCAGGAGGCGTTCAGCGGCGCCGCCGCACGGGCCGGCAAGACCTGGATAGGTATCGGGAGCGACCATGCGTAA
- the shiA gene encoding shikimate transporter codes for MSSTPHHALAKRAALASFMGAVVDWYDFFLYGIVAGLLFGDLFFPDASPAVGTLAAWATFGVGFLFRPLGGIVFGHFGDRLGRKRMLVLTMLIMGVASTLIGVLPTYAQAGVWAPVLLVVLRATQGFAVGGEWGGAALMAVENAPRKWRSLYSSGVQVGASFGLLLATLVTKLMSSATSEAAFRAWGWRIPFLLSALLVLVGLVIRAKVEESPVFTEKVAGLSETARPRVPLIAAVRSHPGGFFAIIGLRFVELFTFYGVTTFGLSYGTDELGLDRDRLLDVNLAVGGLAVLTIPAFAYLADRYGRRRIYRAGGLIGAVSAVPYFWAMESGSMALIVVCAVLLVNVAHDMAVSVQQSLFTDMFGAEYRYSGAGVGYQLASAVGGGFTPLIAGVLVIWAGGGWSLVAGYVAVGCLVSAGVAWRMRGVEPAGGVAEVAAEVTEAAGVADAGVDPASGGSAVELTAERNK; via the coding sequence ATGAGCAGCACCCCGCACCACGCCCTCGCCAAGCGCGCGGCCCTGGCGAGCTTCATGGGCGCCGTGGTCGACTGGTACGACTTCTTCCTGTACGGCATCGTCGCCGGCCTCCTCTTCGGCGACCTCTTCTTCCCCGACGCCTCCCCGGCCGTCGGCACCCTCGCCGCCTGGGCCACCTTCGGCGTCGGCTTCCTCTTCCGCCCCCTCGGCGGCATCGTCTTCGGCCACTTCGGCGACCGCCTCGGCCGCAAACGCATGCTGGTCCTGACGATGCTGATCATGGGCGTCGCCAGCACCCTGATCGGCGTCCTGCCCACCTATGCGCAGGCCGGCGTCTGGGCGCCGGTCCTGCTGGTCGTGCTGCGGGCCACACAGGGGTTCGCCGTCGGCGGCGAGTGGGGCGGGGCCGCGCTGATGGCCGTCGAGAACGCGCCGCGCAAGTGGCGCTCGCTCTACAGCAGCGGCGTGCAGGTCGGCGCCTCCTTCGGCCTGCTGCTCGCGACGCTCGTCACCAAGCTGATGTCGTCGGCCACCTCGGAGGCCGCGTTCCGCGCGTGGGGCTGGCGGATCCCGTTCCTGCTCAGCGCCCTGCTGGTGCTGGTCGGGCTGGTGATCCGGGCCAAGGTGGAGGAGTCGCCGGTGTTCACCGAGAAGGTCGCCGGGCTCTCGGAGACGGCCCGGCCGCGCGTCCCGCTGATCGCGGCCGTACGCTCCCACCCCGGCGGGTTCTTCGCGATCATCGGGCTGCGGTTCGTCGAACTGTTCACCTTCTACGGCGTGACGACCTTCGGACTCTCCTACGGCACCGACGAGTTGGGCCTCGACCGGGACCGCCTCCTCGACGTGAACCTCGCGGTCGGCGGGCTCGCCGTGCTCACCATCCCGGCGTTCGCCTACCTCGCCGACCGGTACGGGCGACGGCGGATCTACCGCGCCGGCGGGCTGATCGGGGCGGTGAGCGCGGTGCCGTACTTCTGGGCGATGGAGTCGGGGTCGATGGCGCTGATCGTCGTGTGCGCGGTGCTGCTGGTGAACGTCGCGCACGACATGGCCGTCTCCGTTCAGCAGTCGCTGTTCACCGACATGTTCGGGGCGGAGTACCGGTACAGCGGGGCGGGGGTCGGGTACCAGCTCGCGAGCGCTGTCGGGGGTGGGTTCACGCCGCTGATCGCGGGGGTGCTGGTGATCTGGGCCGGGGGCGGGTGGTCGCTGGTCGCGGGGTATGTGGCGGTGGGGTGTCTGGTGTCGGCGGGGGTGGCTTGGCGGATGCGGGGGGTGGAGCCGGCGGGTGGGGTGGCTGAAGTGGCGGCCGAGGTGACTGAAGCGGCCGGGGTGGCTGACGCGGGGGTCGATCCGGCGTCCGGCGGGTCAGCGGTAGAGTTGACCGCAGAGCGGAACAAGTGA
- a CDS encoding IclR family transcriptional regulator: protein MGTEEGHASGVRSVRRAVEILSLLSEDRPVVTLREITEATGLAKTTALRLVQTLEESGLLGSHPGGYTAGPALWRWAYLARSQWEVPQETRKVMRDLADRLGETVNLFVARGVHRICVAHEESPHPLRHVVDVGDEQPLWAGASSKVLLRDAPDAFLRRVALTSPQGELLTDRLKSWAAEAAERGYAVSSSEFDEGLTAVAVPITGRTGHVAASLSLSGPTHRFPYEAIERFATDLTQGARLISAQGFNHPLGSAG, encoded by the coding sequence ATGGGGACCGAAGAAGGGCACGCCTCCGGCGTCCGCAGCGTGCGCCGCGCCGTGGAGATCCTGAGCCTCCTCAGCGAGGACCGCCCCGTGGTCACCCTGCGCGAGATCACCGAGGCGACGGGGCTGGCCAAGACGACCGCGCTGCGCCTGGTCCAGACCCTGGAGGAGAGCGGCCTGCTCGGCTCGCACCCCGGCGGGTACACGGCGGGCCCGGCGCTGTGGCGGTGGGCGTACCTCGCGCGGAGCCAGTGGGAGGTACCCCAGGAGACCCGCAAGGTCATGCGGGACCTCGCCGACCGCCTCGGCGAGACCGTCAACCTCTTCGTCGCCCGGGGCGTGCACCGCATCTGCGTCGCCCACGAGGAGAGCCCGCACCCCCTGCGCCACGTGGTGGACGTCGGCGACGAGCAGCCCCTGTGGGCCGGCGCCTCCTCCAAGGTCCTCCTGCGCGACGCCCCGGACGCCTTCCTCCGCCGGGTCGCGCTGACCTCCCCGCAGGGCGAACTCCTCACCGACCGCCTCAAGTCCTGGGCCGCGGAGGCCGCCGAGCGCGGCTACGCCGTCAGCTCCAGCGAGTTCGACGAGGGCCTGACCGCCGTCGCCGTCCCCATCACCGGCCGCACCGGCCACGTCGCCGCGTCCCTCTCCCTCAGCGGCCCCACCCACCGCTTCCCCTACGAGGCCATCGAACGCTTCGCCACCGACCTCACCCAGGGCGCCCGCCTCATCTCCGCCCAGGGCTTCAACCACCCGCTGGGAAGCGCGGGTTGA